Proteins encoded by one window of Microaerobacter geothermalis:
- the nrdR gene encoding transcriptional regulator NrdR → MRCPYCDHNGTKVLDSRPVNEGKSIRRRRECEECARRFTTFEVVEETPLMVIKKDGTREEFSREKLLRGLIRACEKRPITMDTLEQVVEEIERELKSTVKSEVESKEIGEMVMERLHKVDEVAYVRFASVYRQFKDINVFIKELTELLEK, encoded by the coding sequence ATGCGGTGCCCATATTGTGACCATAATGGAACGAAGGTTCTTGATTCAAGACCTGTGAATGAGGGAAAGTCCATCAGGAGGAGAAGAGAATGTGAAGAGTGTGCCCGCCGATTTACAACCTTTGAGGTTGTTGAAGAAACCCCGTTAATGGTCATTAAGAAAGATGGTACCCGAGAGGAGTTTAGCCGTGAAAAATTATTGCGGGGATTGATCCGTGCCTGTGAAAAACGGCCCATTACGATGGATACCTTGGAGCAGGTAGTTGAAGAAATAGAAAGGGAACTGAAAAGCACCGTCAAGTCTGAAGTAGAAAGCAAAGAAATCGGTGAAATGGTGATGGAACGTCTTCATAAAGTGGACGAGGTAGCCTATGTTCGATTTGCCTCGGTATATCGTCAGTTTAAAGATATCAATGTTTTTATTAAAGAATTGACAGAGCTCTTGGAAAAATAA
- the coaE gene encoding dephospho-CoA kinase (Dephospho-CoA kinase (CoaE) performs the final step in coenzyme A biosynthesis.), which produces MVIGLTGGIASGKSTVSAMLRHRGAIIVDADLIAREVVKKGNPAWEKIIQHFGQEVLDVNHEIERKRLGEIIFSDPEKRRILNGIVHPYVREEMEKQKKEGQAQGKLVVLDIPLLIESNLFHMVDQVVLVYVPKSVQLVRLMERNQLSEEEALARIHSQMPLDEKKKWADFIIYNDGSKEETERQIDHLLFQLFGGAKEFAKDSK; this is translated from the coding sequence ATGGTTATTGGCTTAACAGGTGGAATAGCCAGTGGAAAAAGTACGGTTTCTGCGATGCTTCGGCATCGTGGAGCCATCATTGTGGATGCAGATCTGATTGCCCGGGAAGTGGTTAAAAAAGGGAACCCCGCTTGGGAAAAAATTATTCAACATTTTGGGCAAGAAGTTCTGGATGTAAATCATGAAATTGAACGCAAACGATTGGGTGAAATTATTTTCTCCGATCCTGAAAAAAGGAGAATATTAAATGGGATCGTCCATCCTTATGTTAGAGAGGAAATGGAAAAGCAAAAAAAAGAGGGACAAGCCCAGGGGAAACTCGTGGTTTTGGATATTCCTCTATTGATAGAATCCAATTTATTTCATATGGTAGATCAAGTCGTTTTGGTGTATGTCCCAAAATCTGTACAGCTGGTTCGTTTAATGGAAAGAAATCAATTGTCCGAAGAAGAAGCACTGGCTCGAATCCACTCCCAAATGCCTTTGGACGAGAAAAAAAAATGGGCGGACTTTATCATATATAATGATGGGTCCAAAGAGGAGACCGAAAGGCAGATAGACCATTTGTTATTTCAACTATTTGGAGGAGCTAAAGAATTTGCTAAGGACAGTAAGTGA
- a CDS encoding MBL fold metallo-hydrolase RNA specificity domain-containing protein, producing the protein MKITFLGGAGTVTGSCYLLEIERDKVLVDCGMFQGSKEMEGWNFETPISPNEISTIILTHAHIDHSGLIPRLYKLGFRGKVLATKSTVELCKVMLPDSGHIQEMEIEWKNRKRKRKGKKELEPLYTQEEAERSLHLFHPLPYHTVVEISPHIRIRFRDAGHILGSAIVEVWINEKEREYKLLFSGDLGNPGQAIVRDPEYGMTADYVFIESTYGGKLHPPREDEKKRFVEIIHRMQKEGGNIIIPSFAVGRTQEILYLLNELFLSGEIKPFPVFIDSPLAVKATEVFHQNQQSYDEESKALLNRGIDPIAFPGLQYVRTPQESQALNKVTSGIMIISASGMCEAGRIKHHLKHNLWISKSQIVFVGYQAKGTLGRKILDGSKRVRIFGEDVKVNAMIHNLEGFSAHADQNGLIHWISQVNSPRKVFVVHGEGEQANLLAKRITEELAYSTHIPKRGEVFHITEDLSATIENMDVHQLGSTNQLESANPIFHMNDAEIQSIFLALQQNVSSFEKMMKRLQFTSEQRKWILGKLEPLLHQLSETFDDLELGEEDVPLDRN; encoded by the coding sequence ATGAAAATTACTTTTTTGGGCGGGGCGGGTACGGTAACAGGCTCTTGCTATTTATTGGAAATTGAACGGGATAAGGTATTAGTGGATTGTGGAATGTTCCAAGGAAGTAAGGAGATGGAGGGGTGGAATTTTGAAACTCCCATTTCACCGAATGAAATATCCACGATCATCCTGACACATGCCCATATTGATCACAGCGGTTTAATTCCACGCTTATATAAATTGGGATTTCGCGGCAAGGTTTTAGCAACCAAAAGTACGGTGGAACTTTGTAAAGTGATGCTTCCCGACAGCGGACATATACAGGAGATGGAGATAGAATGGAAGAATCGGAAAAGAAAAAGAAAAGGGAAGAAGGAATTGGAACCCCTGTATACACAAGAGGAAGCAGAAAGATCTTTACATCTGTTTCATCCTCTCCCTTATCATACTGTTGTAGAAATAAGCCCCCATATTCGCATTCGGTTCAGGGATGCTGGGCATATCCTTGGGTCAGCAATCGTTGAAGTTTGGATAAATGAAAAGGAAAGAGAATACAAGCTTTTGTTTTCCGGTGATTTGGGAAATCCAGGACAGGCTATTGTGAGAGATCCTGAGTATGGCATGACAGCGGACTACGTCTTCATTGAATCCACTTATGGTGGGAAATTACATCCCCCCAGAGAAGATGAGAAAAAGAGGTTTGTTGAAATCATTCATCGTATGCAAAAAGAAGGAGGGAATATCATCATCCCTTCTTTTGCGGTTGGCAGGACTCAAGAAATTTTGTATCTTCTAAACGAACTATTTTTGTCAGGGGAAATCAAGCCGTTCCCGGTTTTTATTGACAGTCCCCTGGCTGTTAAAGCTACTGAGGTGTTTCACCAAAATCAGCAATCCTATGATGAAGAAAGCAAAGCTTTATTAAATCGGGGGATTGACCCTATTGCTTTTCCAGGCCTTCAATATGTGCGAACTCCCCAGGAATCTCAAGCTTTAAATAAGGTGACCAGCGGGATCATGATTATATCAGCCAGTGGAATGTGTGAAGCCGGACGAATTAAACATCATCTGAAGCATAACTTGTGGATCAGTAAATCTCAAATTGTGTTTGTCGGATACCAGGCCAAGGGAACATTGGGGAGAAAAATTTTAGATGGATCAAAGCGGGTTCGAATTTTTGGAGAGGATGTCAAAGTAAACGCGATGATCCACAACCTGGAGGGCTTTTCTGCCCATGCAGATCAAAACGGATTGATTCATTGGATTTCCCAGGTAAACTCCCCTAGAAAGGTATTCGTTGTTCATGGTGAAGGGGAGCAAGCTAATTTACTGGCTAAACGAATCACAGAGGAATTGGCATACTCTACCCATATACCAAAAAGGGGGGAAGTATTTCATATTACTGAAGACTTAAGTGCAACCATAGAGAATATGGATGTTCATCAATTAGGATCCACCAATCAATTAGAGTCTGCTAATCCAATTTTTCATATGAATGATGCAGAGATTCAATCTATCTTTTTGG
- a CDS encoding glyceraldehyde-3-phosphate dehydrogenase — MATKIGINGFGRIGRMVYRKAIHDPDIDIIAINASYPPETLAHLLKYDTIHGTFHGDVQVDEGSIIVDGKRTIVLSDRNPANLPWGELGVEIVIEATGKFKDREGAGRHLQAGAKKVVITAPGKEEDVTIVMGVNEGVYDDEIHHIISNASCTTNCLAPVVKVLDEAFSIENGLMTTVHAYTNDQKNLDNPHKDLRRARACAQSIIPTSTGAAKAVGKVLPHLAGKLNGLALRVPTPNVSIVDLVVDVRKPVTLEEVNWVLKEASQGEMDRYIEYIEEPLVSTDFNGNEHSSIVDGLSTMLMGDFKIKVMIWYDNEWGYSCRVVDLVKHVAASKKVKEEIVTHS; from the coding sequence ATGGCAACAAAGATTGGAATAAATGGATTCGGGAGAATTGGAAGAATGGTTTATCGAAAGGCTATTCATGATCCCGATATTGATATTATTGCAATAAATGCTAGCTATCCTCCAGAAACGTTAGCCCATTTATTAAAATATGATACCATTCATGGTACTTTTCACGGGGATGTTCAGGTGGATGAGGGGTCCATTATCGTGGATGGAAAGAGGACCATCGTTTTATCAGACCGGAATCCGGCGAATTTGCCCTGGGGAGAATTGGGCGTGGAAATCGTGATCGAGGCAACCGGAAAATTTAAGGATAGGGAAGGTGCAGGGAGACACCTTCAAGCAGGAGCCAAAAAAGTAGTAATTACTGCCCCCGGAAAAGAAGAAGATGTGACGATCGTTATGGGAGTTAATGAAGGAGTGTATGATGACGAAATACATCATATTATTTCCAATGCTTCATGTACAACTAACTGCCTTGCTCCTGTGGTTAAGGTGTTGGATGAAGCCTTTTCTATAGAAAATGGTTTAATGACTACGGTTCACGCTTATACAAATGATCAGAAAAATTTAGATAATCCCCACAAGGATCTTCGACGAGCTAGGGCTTGTGCCCAATCCATTATTCCAACTTCAACCGGAGCAGCCAAGGCTGTAGGAAAAGTGTTGCCGCATCTGGCCGGAAAACTGAACGGCCTTGCCTTAAGGGTACCGACTCCCAATGTTTCTATCGTTGATTTAGTGGTAGATGTAAGAAAACCTGTGACCCTTGAAGAAGTAAATTGGGTATTAAAGGAAGCTAGTCAAGGAGAAATGGATCGATATATTGAGTATATAGAGGAGCCTTTGGTATCAACTGATTTTAACGGCAATGAACATTCTTCCATTGTTGATGGGTTAAGCACCATGCTGATGGGAGATTTTAAAATTAAGGTCATGATATGGTATGATAATGAGTGGGGTTACTCATGCCGTGTTGTGGATCTGGTAAAGCATGTGGCTGCTTCCAAAAAAGTAAAGGAAGAAATAGTCACTCATTCGTAA
- the ytaF gene encoding sporulation membrane protein YtaF has protein sequence MLNFLSLLILSFAVSLDGLGVGVTYGLRKVNIPLRSIFIIVLCSAFVMVLSMQLGFFIYRFFDPSLAKMIGAVILILIGLWAIYNMYRGQREQEELYAPSPILSIEIKTLGLMIQILKSPMKADMDRSGVISGIEATLLGIALSMDAFGAGIGAALIGFSPWISAPLIAGMSGIFLVSGMKIGYIFGNVKWMKRISYVPGMVLIIFGLFKML, from the coding sequence GTGCTTAATTTTTTATCGCTTCTCATCTTGTCTTTTGCCGTAAGTCTGGATGGATTGGGTGTTGGCGTGACCTATGGACTTAGAAAAGTAAACATTCCTCTGCGATCCATATTTATCATTGTTTTATGTTCGGCATTTGTTATGGTTTTGTCAATGCAATTGGGATTTTTTATTTATCGTTTTTTTGATCCATCTTTAGCGAAAATGATTGGAGCTGTCATCCTGATTTTGATTGGGCTTTGGGCAATTTACAATATGTATCGGGGACAACGTGAACAAGAAGAATTATATGCTCCGTCCCCCATTTTGTCCATTGAAATTAAAACTCTTGGATTAATGATCCAAATTTTAAAATCACCAATGAAGGCGGATATGGATCGTTCGGGGGTTATCTCCGGTATCGAAGCAACATTGCTGGGAATTGCCTTATCCATGGATGCCTTTGGTGCAGGGATTGGAGCTGCGCTCATAGGATTTTCCCCATGGATATCGGCACCATTAATTGCCGGGATGAGTGGAATTTTTCTGGTATCAGGAATGAAAATTGGGTATATATTTGGCAATGTAAAGTGGATGAAAAGAATATCTTATGTTCCTGGAATGGTTCTGATTATTTTTGGCCTTTTTAAGATGCTATGA
- the speE gene encoding polyamine aminopropyltransferase yields MALEEMQFWFTERQTRGYRIQWRLKAILHQEKTKFQELAIVDTYDFGRALLLDGVIQVTEKDHFIYNEMISHIPMSTHPQPEYVLIIGGGDGGALKEILKYPSVKRVDMVEIDERVIANCQKYLPNISDQMTHPKANIIIDDGLSFIKNKKDAYDVIIVDSSDPVGPAIQLFERPFYESVLQALKEDGVMVCQSESPFFYEDILGDVTKTLKHLFPIVRTYLAVVPTYPSGLWSFTLASKKWDPLQKDISILPEPDTKYYTRNIYHSVFALPRMVDDIVSS; encoded by the coding sequence ATGGCACTAGAGGAAATGCAGTTTTGGTTTACCGAAAGACAAACGAGGGGTTATCGCATTCAATGGCGATTGAAAGCCATTCTTCATCAGGAGAAAACAAAATTTCAAGAATTGGCCATCGTAGATACATATGATTTTGGGAGAGCCCTATTATTGGATGGGGTGATCCAAGTGACAGAAAAAGACCATTTTATCTATAATGAGATGATTTCCCATATTCCCATGTCCACCCATCCTCAACCTGAATATGTTTTGATTATAGGCGGAGGGGATGGGGGAGCATTAAAGGAAATCTTAAAGTACCCATCTGTCAAACGAGTTGATATGGTAGAAATTGATGAACGGGTGATTGCCAATTGCCAAAAATACCTGCCCAATATATCCGATCAAATGACCCATCCCAAAGCAAATATTATTATAGATGACGGATTATCTTTCATAAAAAACAAGAAGGATGCCTATGATGTGATTATTGTAGATTCATCAGACCCGGTGGGACCTGCCATTCAATTATTTGAAAGACCTTTTTATGAAAGCGTCCTTCAAGCACTAAAAGAAGACGGCGTGATGGTTTGTCAAAGCGAGTCTCCTTTTTTCTATGAGGATATTTTGGGAGATGTCACCAAAACATTGAAACATTTATTTCCAATCGTTAGGACCTATTTAGCGGTCGTCCCTACATATCCAAGCGGACTGTGGAGTTTTACATTGGCCTCGAAGAAGTGGGATCCTTTGCAAAAGGATATCTCTATTCTTCCTGAACCGGATACGAAGTATTATACGCGAAATATTTATCATTCAGTGTTTGCTTTGCCGAGAATGGTGGATGATATTGTTAGCTCATGA
- a CDS encoding lytic transglycosylase domain-containing protein, whose translation MIKLSKREIVLFILLAIVFIALNTPWVWQNMYPIFYVEEVMEASKLFDVDPYLILAIIQIESNYVETTQSKKGAIGLMQLMPETAKWAIKEGNFPKEVVDKVNEPEVNIFIGTWYVSFLKRKFNGNYAAVVAAYNAGPGNVEKWLSQGIWDGTIEKSEWIPYGETRHYLQRVFYYYGRYQRIYDQK comes from the coding sequence ATGATTAAGTTGTCTAAAAGGGAAATCGTTTTATTTATTCTTTTAGCAATCGTATTTATTGCACTTAATACTCCCTGGGTATGGCAGAATATGTACCCCATATTTTATGTAGAAGAAGTGATGGAGGCCTCTAAACTTTTTGATGTAGACCCCTATCTTATTCTGGCAATTATTCAAATCGAAAGCAACTATGTAGAAACTACACAATCCAAGAAGGGGGCCATTGGACTCATGCAATTGATGCCGGAAACGGCTAAATGGGCCATTAAGGAAGGTAATTTTCCCAAAGAAGTGGTGGATAAGGTTAATGAACCGGAAGTAAACATTTTTATCGGAACATGGTATGTTTCCTTTTTAAAAAGGAAATTTAACGGAAATTATGCTGCAGTCGTGGCTGCCTATAATGCAGGTCCAGGAAACGTGGAAAAATGGCTGAGTCAGGGGATTTGGGATGGCACAATTGAAAAATCAGAATGGATTCCTTACGGGGAAACGAGGCATTATTTGCAAAGGGTTTTTTATTATTATGGCAGGTATCAGCGGATATATGATCAAAAATAA